A genomic region of Herbaspirillum sp. DW155 contains the following coding sequences:
- a CDS encoding 2-hydroxyacid dehydrogenase, producing MTSSNRPVVLIVARLPQHLLDLLQQNFTCHNLILDPLTDEALAAIAPQVRGIAANGEAKVGREFMARFPALEIVSVFGVGYDGVDVPAARERGIHVTHTPDVLTEDVADMAIALMLAVARNVVRADRFARSGEWKKGPFPFTTKVSGARLGIVGLGRIGQAIAQRAAAFDMQIAYHNRSRKDVPYTYVEDIVSLAREVDFLVMITPGGAGTRALVNAEVLEALGPKGFLINVARGSVVDEKALIAALQAGTIAGAGLDVFENEPNIPAELAALENVVLTPHMASGTLVTRTAMAELAFTNLQAHFSGKPVVTPVPD from the coding sequence ATGACATCCTCCAACCGCCCTGTCGTCCTCATCGTCGCCCGCCTGCCGCAGCACCTGCTGGACTTGCTGCAGCAGAACTTCACCTGCCACAACCTCATCCTCGATCCGCTCACCGATGAAGCGCTCGCTGCCATCGCGCCGCAGGTGCGCGGCATTGCCGCCAATGGCGAAGCCAAGGTCGGCCGCGAGTTCATGGCGCGCTTTCCGGCGCTGGAGATTGTCTCGGTGTTCGGGGTGGGCTATGACGGGGTGGATGTACCGGCTGCCCGCGAGCGCGGCATCCATGTAACCCACACGCCTGACGTGCTCACCGAGGATGTAGCCGACATGGCCATTGCCCTGATGCTGGCCGTGGCACGCAACGTGGTGCGGGCCGACCGCTTTGCCCGCAGCGGCGAATGGAAGAAGGGGCCCTTCCCCTTCACCACCAAGGTCAGCGGCGCGCGCCTGGGCATCGTCGGCCTGGGCCGCATCGGGCAAGCCATTGCGCAGCGCGCGGCGGCGTTCGACATGCAGATTGCGTATCACAACCGTTCGCGCAAGGATGTGCCCTACACCTATGTGGAAGACATCGTCTCGCTGGCGCGCGAAGTCGATTTCCTGGTGATGATCACGCCGGGTGGCGCGGGGACGCGGGCGCTTGTCAATGCCGAAGTGCTGGAAGCGCTGGGGCCCAAGGGCTTCCTCATCAATGTGGCGCGGGGTTCGGTGGTGGATGAAAAGGCGCTCATCGCGGCGCTGCAGGCTGGAACGATTGCCGGTGCGGGGCTGGACGTGTTCGAGAACGAACCGAACATTCCGGCCGAACTGGCCGCGCTGGAGAACGTGGTGCTGACGCCGCACATGGCCAGCGGCACGCTGGTCACCAGGACGGCCATGGCGGAACTGGCGTTCACCAATTTGCAGGCGCATTTTTCTGGCAAGCCGGTGGTGACGCCGGTGCCTGACTGA
- a CDS encoding GAD-like domain-containing protein gives MKTPNIFQANLARPPSALRYRPKSLKKWRNKLPDQLLKYWEQEGWCEYANGLFCTVNPDDYAGLVDDWLADTELEGVDVFHVIARSAFGELYVCGEKTGSSVSMNCVLHSVSAFENELKPKSKEDLDSSIRSLFAFLKPDECDVEDEDGQPLFERARSKLGPLEPHEIYGFQPAIVLGGSFLLENLVKVKANVHLTLLRMFGEPTFPFSGIDIEEWLDEADTQQ, from the coding sequence TTGAAGACTCCGAATATTTTTCAAGCAAATTTGGCGAGGCCACCAAGCGCACTCCGGTACCGGCCAAAAAGCCTGAAAAAATGGCGCAACAAACTACCCGATCAGCTATTGAAATACTGGGAGCAAGAAGGCTGGTGCGAATATGCCAATGGGCTCTTTTGCACAGTTAACCCTGATGACTATGCAGGTCTCGTCGATGACTGGCTCGCGGACACCGAATTGGAGGGGGTTGACGTCTTCCATGTCATTGCGAGGTCTGCATTTGGCGAACTTTACGTCTGCGGTGAGAAGACCGGCAGCAGCGTTTCGATGAACTGCGTGCTCCATAGCGTCTCTGCTTTCGAAAATGAACTGAAGCCCAAATCCAAAGAAGACTTGGATTCTTCGATTCGTTCGCTATTCGCATTCCTTAAGCCAGATGAGTGTGATGTGGAAGACGAGGATGGTCAGCCCCTCTTCGAACGTGCGCGGTCCAAACTAGGTCCGCTTGAACCGCATGAAATATATGGTTTTCAGCCCGCCATCGTCCTGGGCGGGAGTTTCCTGCTCGAAAATCTGGTGAAAGTGAAGGCCAATGTGCATCTGACGCTGCTCCGCATGTTCGGCGAGCCAACATTCCCATTCTCGGGGATCGACATTGAAGAGTGGCTTGATGAGGCAGACACGCAGCAGTGA
- a CDS encoding GAD-like domain-containing protein, producing MRDEDFKYFISNFGEATKRSPVPTESIEKWRDKLPDQLLKYWEREGWCEYANGLFCTVDPDDYEDLVDEWQHLIFLRGIKPRK from the coding sequence ATGAGAGACGAAGACTTCAAATATTTTATTAGCAACTTTGGCGAGGCTACCAAGCGATCGCCCGTGCCCACCGAAAGCATTGAAAAGTGGCGCGATAAGCTGCCCGATCAGTTACTGAAATACTGGGAGCGAGAAGGATGGTGCGAATATGCGAATGGTCTTTTTTGCACGGTTGATCCTGATGACTATGAAGACCTTGTTGATGAGTGGCAGCACCTTATTTTTCTAAGAGGAATAAAACCAAGGAAATGA
- a CDS encoding GAD-like domain-containing protein → MRDEDFEYFISNFGEATKCANVPAASFEKWRGKLPDQLLKYWKREGWCEYVNGLFCTVDPDDYEDIVDQWLADTGLNEIDAFHVIGRSAFGDLYLFGEKTGRSVTIAAALNMITALQNKLKEKTKKELDFSICCFFSFIKPVQLDMEDDDGQPLFERARSKLGPLESNEIYGFEPAIVLGGKMRLENLAKVNANVHLTILRQLAEPELPLAGIDIDKLLNS, encoded by the coding sequence ATGAGAGACGAAGACTTCGAATATTTTATTAGTAATTTTGGTGAGGCTACCAAGTGCGCCAATGTACCTGCGGCAAGCTTTGAAAAATGGCGCGGTAAGTTGCCAGATCAGTTGCTGAAATACTGGAAGCGAGAAGGCTGGTGCGAATATGTCAATGGACTTTTTTGTACAGTTGATCCTGATGACTACGAAGATATTGTTGATCAGTGGTTAGCGGACACCGGATTGAACGAAATTGACGCATTCCACGTTATCGGAAGGTCTGCATTTGGCGATCTCTATCTATTCGGTGAGAAGACGGGACGCAGCGTCACGATTGCAGCAGCTCTGAATATGATCACGGCTCTACAGAATAAATTGAAAGAAAAAACAAAGAAGGAGCTGGACTTTTCGATCTGTTGTTTTTTCTCGTTCATTAAGCCTGTCCAACTTGACATGGAGGATGACGATGGACAGCCACTCTTTGAACGTGCCAGATCCAAACTTGGCCCGCTTGAATCAAATGAGATCTATGGATTCGAGCCAGCCATTGTATTAGGAGGGAAAATGCGCCTCGAAAACCTAGCCAAGGTGAATGCTAACGTGCACCTGACTATTCTGCGCCAACTCGCGGAGCCGGAATTGCCACTCGCGGGGATCGATATTGATAAGCTGCTCAACTCTTGA
- a CDS encoding GAD-like domain-containing protein — MFLVSAAPESPIVRLLVLLFVPYEEVNTHDKKLTDPIYEMNSSNIGEATKRSTVPAASLEKWRDKLPDQLLKYWQEEGWCEYANGLFCTVDPDDYEDLVDEWLADTGLDEIDSFHVIARTAFGELYLCGERTGRSVTIVCPLNMVTALQDKLKEKTKEDQDFSIRSFSAFSDSARFDMKDEGGEPLFERARSKLGPLEPHEIYGFDPAIVLGGKMHLENLAKVNANVHLTILRQFAEPELPLAGIDIDKLLDS, encoded by the coding sequence GTGTTTCTGGTATCAGCGGCTCCAGAATCGCCCATTGTTCGTCTGTTAGTTCTTCTCTTCGTGCCATACGAAGAAGTTAACACGCACGATAAAAAGTTAACAGACCCTATTTATGAAATGAATTCTAGCAATATTGGCGAGGCTACCAAACGCTCGACGGTACCCGCCGCAAGCCTTGAAAAATGGCGCGATAAGCTACCCGATCAATTATTGAAATATTGGCAGGAAGAAGGATGGTGCGAATACGCAAATGGTCTGTTTTGTACAGTCGACCCTGATGACTATGAAGACCTCGTTGACGAATGGCTTGCCGATACGGGATTGGATGAGATTGACTCCTTTCATGTGATCGCAAGGACTGCATTTGGCGAGCTATATTTGTGTGGTGAGAGAACCGGGCGCAGCGTCACTATTGTATGCCCCCTCAATATGGTCACTGCCCTACAAGACAAATTGAAGGAAAAAACGAAGGAAGACCAGGATTTTTCCATCCGCTCGTTTTCTGCCTTTAGCGATTCGGCCCGGTTTGACATGAAGGACGAGGGCGGAGAGCCGCTCTTCGAGCGCGCCAGGTCCAAGCTGGGCCCACTTGAACCGCATGAAATCTATGGATTCGATCCCGCTATCGTACTAGGAGGAAAAATGCACCTCGAAAATTTAGCCAAGGTGAATGCCAATGTGCACCTGACTATTCTGCGCCAATTCGCGGAGCCAGAATTGCCACTCGCGGGGATCGATATCGATAAGTTGCTCGACTCTTGA